The proteins below come from a single Corylus avellana chromosome ca3, CavTom2PMs-1.0 genomic window:
- the LOC132173562 gene encoding elongation factor 2: MVKFTADELRRIMDYKHNIRNMSVIAHVDHGKSTLTDSLVAAAGIIAQETAGDVRMTDTRADEAERGITIKSTGISLYYEMTDEALKSYKGERHGNEYLINLIDSPGHVDFSSEVTAALRITDGALVVVDCVEGVCVQTETVLRQALGERIRPVLTVNKMDRCFLELQVDGEEAYQTFQRVIENANVIMATYEDPLLGDVQVYPEKGTVAFSAGLHGWAFTLTNFAKMYASKFGVDESKMMERLWGENFFDPATKKWTSKNTGSPSCKRGFVQFCYEPIKQIITTCMNDQKDKLWPMLTKLGVTMKSEEKDLMGKALMKRVMQTWLPASSALLEMMIFHLPSPSKAQRYRVENLYEGPLDDAYANAIRNCDPEGPLMLYVSKMIPASDKGRFFAFGRVFAGRVSTGLKVRIMGPNFVPGEKKDLYVKSVQRTVIWMGKKQETVEDVPCGNTVALVGLDQYITKNATLTNEKEVDAHPIRAMKFSVSPVVRVAVQCKVASDLPKLVEGLKRLAKSDPMVVCTIEESGEHIIAGAGELHLEICLKDLQDDFMGGAEIIKSDPVVSFRETVLEKSCRTVMSKSPNKHNRLYMEARPMEEGLAEAIDDGRIGPRDDPKARSKILSEEFGWDKDLAKKIWCFGPETTGPNMVVDMCKGVQYLNEIKDSVVAGFQWASKEGALAEENMRGICFEVCDVVLHADAIHRGGGQVIPTARRVIYASQITAKPRLLEPVYLVEIQAPEQALGGIYSVLNQKRGHVFEEIQRPGTPLYNIKAYLPVIESFGFSSTLRAATSGQAFPQCVFDHWDMMASDPLEAGSQASQLVADIRKRKGLKEQMTPLSEFEDKL; the protein is encoded by the exons ATG GTGAAGTTCACAGCAGATGAGCTGCGTAGGATTATGGACTACAAGCACAATATTCGTAATATGTCTGTTATTGCGCATGTTGATCATG GGAAGTCTACACTTACGGATTCTCTTGTGGCTGCTGCTGGTATCATTGCACAAGAAACTGCAGGTGATGTCCGGATGACAGATACTCGTGCGGACGAGGCGGAGCGTGGCATAACAATTAAATCTACTGGTATCTCCCTCTACTATGAGATGACTGATGAGGCTCTGAAGAGCTACAAGGGAGAGAGACATGGGAATGAGTACCTTATCAATCTCATCGATTCTCCTGGGCATGTTGACTTCTCATCTGAGGTTACAGCTGCCCTTCGCATTACTGATGGTGCACTTGTGGTTGTTGATTGTGTCGAAGGCGTTTGTGTCCAAACAGAAACTGTGCTTCGACAGGCCTTGGGAGAAAGGATTAGGCCTGTCTTGACCGTTAACAAGATGGACAGGTGTTTCCTTGAGCTCCAGGTTGATGGAGAGGAGGCTTACCAAACGTTCCAGAGGGTTATTGAGAATGCTAATGTCATCATGGCTACATATGAAGATCCCCTCCTTGGTGATGTCCAGGTTTACCCTGAGAAAGGAACAGTTGCCTTCTCTGCTGGTTTGCATGGCTGGGCCTTTACACTGACCAACTTCGCAAAGATGTATGCGTCCAAATTTGGAGTTGACGAGTCAAAAATGATGGAACGGCTATGGGGTGAGAACTTCTTTGACCCTGCTACAAAGAAATGGACCAGCAAGAATACTGGCTCTCCCTCCTGCAAGCGTGGTTTTGTTCAGTTTTGCTACGAACCTATCAAGCAGATTATCACCACTTGCATGAATGACCAGAAGGACAAACTGTGGCCAATGTTGACGAAACTTGGTGTCACCATGAAGTCGGAAGAGAAGGACTTAATGGGGAAGGCATTGATGAAACGTGTGATGCAGACCTGGCTCCCAGCAAGTAGTGCCTTATTGGAAATGATGATCTTTCACCTTCCCTCCCCATCCAAGGCCCAAAGGTATCGTGTTGAAAACTTGTACGAGGGTCCCCTTGATGATGCTTATGCTAATGCTATCAGGAACTGTGATCCTGAGGGGCCTCTTATGCTATATGTATCAAAAATGATTCCTGCATCTGATAAGGGTAGGTTCTTTGCCTTTGGTCGGGTCTTTGCTGGACGGGTCTCAACTGGATTGAAGGTCAGAATCATGGGTCCCAACTTTGTGCCTGGGGAAAAGAAGGACTTGTATGTTAAGAGCGTGCAGAGAACTGTTATCTGGATGGGTAAGAAGCAGGAAACAGTTGAGGATGTGCCTTGTGGTAACACTGTTGCGTTGGTTGGTTTGGATCAGTATATCACCAAGAACGCTACTTTGACAAATGAGAAAGAAGTTGATGCACACCCAATTCGAGCCATGAAGTTCTCTGTGTCACCTGTCGTTCGTGTGGCTGTTCAATGCAAGGTTGCATCTGACCTTCCCAAGCTTGTTGAGGGCCTGAAACGTTTGGCCAAGTCAGATCCTATGGTCGTCTGTACTATTGAAGAGTCTGGGGAGCACATCATAGCCGGTGCTGGAGAGCTCCACCTTGAGATCTGTTTGAAGGATTTGCAGGATGATTTCATGGGTGGAGCGGAGATTATCAAGTCTGATCCTGTTGTCTCCTTCCGTGAGACAGTCCTTGAGAAGTCATGTCGTACTGTGATGAGCAAGTCACCCAACAAGCACAACCGTTTGTACATGGAAGCACGCCCCATGGAAGAGGGGCTTGCAGAGGCCATTGATGATGGCCGCATCGGTCCAAGGGATGATCCTAAAGCTCGTTCCAAAATCTTGTCCGAGGAGTTTGGCTGGGATAAGGATCTAGCGAAGAAAATCTGGTGTTTTGGCCCTGAGACCACTGGCCCTAACATGGTGGTTGATATGTGTAAGGGAGTTCAGTACCTGAATGAAATTAAGGATTCTGTTGTTGCAGGGTTCCAGTGGGCATCTAAGGAAGGTGCATTGGCGGAAGAAAACATGAGGGGTATCTGCTTTGAAGTctgtgatgttgttcttcatgcTGATGCCATTCACAGAGGAGGTGGTCAGGTGATTCCAACTGCTAGGAGGGTTATTTATGCTTCCCAGATTACAGCCAAGCCCAGGCTTCTTGAGCCTGTATACCTGGTTGAGATCCAAGCTCCTGAGCAGGCACTTGGTGGTATCTACAGTGTTCTTAACCAGAAACGTGGGCATGTGTTTGAGGAAATTCAGAGGCCTGGTACCCCACTGTACAACATCAAGGCATACCTTCCTGTCATTGAATCTTTCGGATTCTCAAGCACTTTGAGGGCTGCAACCTCAGGGCAAGCTTTCCCTCAATGTGTCTTTGATCACTGGGACATGATGGCATCGGATCCATTGGAAGCTGGATCCCAGGCTTCTCAACTTGTGGCAGACATCCGCAAGAGAAAGGGCTTGAAGGAGCAGATGACCCCACTTTCCGAGTTTGAGGACAAGCTGTAA
- the LOC132176631 gene encoding uncharacterized protein LOC132176631 isoform X2, with the protein MEGVSIDVPWYMREPLYLQWKQWDCQSDCRYYCMLDREKEREAFGHGPVKYHGKWPFKRVYGIQEPVSVAFSALNLAIHFHGWLSFFILLYYKLPLNKDKKAYYEYASLWHIYGFLSMNSWFWSAVFHSRDVDLTEKLDYSSVVALLGYSLILAILRIFNVRNEAARVMVAAPLLAFVTTHIMYLNFYKLDYGWNMKVCVVMAVAQLLLWVIWGGVSRHPSRQKLWVVVVGGGLAMLLEIYDFPPYKGFLDAHALWHATTIPLTYIWWSFIRDDAEFLTANLLKKAK; encoded by the exons ATGGAAGGTGTCTCCATTGATGTTCCGTGGTACATGCGAGAACCCCTTTACTTGCAGTGGAAACAATGGGATTGCCAAAGTGATTGCCGTTACTATTGTATGCTTgacagagagaaagaaagagaagcatTTGGTCATGGCCCAGTCAAATATCATGGTAAATGGCCATTCAAGCGTGTATATGGGATTCAG GAGCCTGTTTCTGTTGCCTTCTCTGCGCTCAACCTTGCAATACATTTTCACGGCTGGCTATCCTTTTTCATCCTTCTGTACTATAAGTTGCCTCtgaataaagataaaaaggcaTACTATGAATATGCCAGTTTGTGGCATATCTATGGGTTTTTGTCGATGAACTCCTGGTTCTGGAGTGCTGTATTCCACAGTCG AGATGTGGATTTGACAGAGAAACTGGACTACTCATCTGTAGTGGCATTACTTGGGTACTCCCTCATTCTGGCCATCCTAAGAATTTTCAATGTGAGGAATGAGGCTGCCAGAGTTATGGTTGCTGCTCCACTGCTCGCTTTTGTGACCACCCACATAATGTACCTGAACTTCTATAAGCTAGACTATG GATGGAACATGAAGGTTTGTGTTGTAATGGCTGTGGCCCAGCTTCTGCTTTGGGTGATTTGGGGTGGTGTTTCACGCCATCCTTCTCGCCAGAAGTTGTGGGTGGTGGTTGTAGGTGGCGGCCTTGCAATGCTCCTAGAAATTTATGACTTCCCTCCATATAAAGGGTTTCTGGATGCTCATGCTCTTTGGCATGCCACTACTATCCCATTAACCTACATCTGGTGGAGTTTCATAAGAGATGATGCTGAGTTTCTAACCGCTAACCTGCTTAAGAAGGCAAAATAG
- the LOC132176631 gene encoding uncharacterized protein LOC132176631 isoform X1, which produces MMIDHYWIAFIMVVSWLLGVLDASAGDADLQYRACVKNCEETGCVGQRCFPQCKFSMEGVSIDVPWYMREPLYLQWKQWDCQSDCRYYCMLDREKEREAFGHGPVKYHGKWPFKRVYGIQEPVSVAFSALNLAIHFHGWLSFFILLYYKLPLNKDKKAYYEYASLWHIYGFLSMNSWFWSAVFHSRDVDLTEKLDYSSVVALLGYSLILAILRIFNVRNEAARVMVAAPLLAFVTTHIMYLNFYKLDYGWNMKVCVVMAVAQLLLWVIWGGVSRHPSRQKLWVVVVGGGLAMLLEIYDFPPYKGFLDAHALWHATTIPLTYIWWSFIRDDAEFLTANLLKKAK; this is translated from the exons AGCTTGTGTTAAAAACTGTGAAGAAACTGGATGTGTTGGGCAAAGATGCTTTCCACAGTGCAAGTTCTCTATGGAAGGTGTCTCCATTGATGTTCCGTGGTACATGCGAGAACCCCTTTACTTGCAGTGGAAACAATGGGATTGCCAAAGTGATTGCCGTTACTATTGTATGCTTgacagagagaaagaaagagaagcatTTGGTCATGGCCCAGTCAAATATCATGGTAAATGGCCATTCAAGCGTGTATATGGGATTCAG GAGCCTGTTTCTGTTGCCTTCTCTGCGCTCAACCTTGCAATACATTTTCACGGCTGGCTATCCTTTTTCATCCTTCTGTACTATAAGTTGCCTCtgaataaagataaaaaggcaTACTATGAATATGCCAGTTTGTGGCATATCTATGGGTTTTTGTCGATGAACTCCTGGTTCTGGAGTGCTGTATTCCACAGTCG AGATGTGGATTTGACAGAGAAACTGGACTACTCATCTGTAGTGGCATTACTTGGGTACTCCCTCATTCTGGCCATCCTAAGAATTTTCAATGTGAGGAATGAGGCTGCCAGAGTTATGGTTGCTGCTCCACTGCTCGCTTTTGTGACCACCCACATAATGTACCTGAACTTCTATAAGCTAGACTATG GATGGAACATGAAGGTTTGTGTTGTAATGGCTGTGGCCCAGCTTCTGCTTTGGGTGATTTGGGGTGGTGTTTCACGCCATCCTTCTCGCCAGAAGTTGTGGGTGGTGGTTGTAGGTGGCGGCCTTGCAATGCTCCTAGAAATTTATGACTTCCCTCCATATAAAGGGTTTCTGGATGCTCATGCTCTTTGGCATGCCACTACTATCCCATTAACCTACATCTGGTGGAGTTTCATAAGAGATGATGCTGAGTTTCTAACCGCTAACCTGCTTAAGAAGGCAAAATAG